A single region of the Phalacrocorax carbo chromosome 4, bPhaCar2.1, whole genome shotgun sequence genome encodes:
- the LOC135313189 gene encoding uncharacterized protein LOC135313189 isoform X2 translates to MLKPVWRGLGHNGCTGAAGASGGVGGTGDVRVAVPTPGEGSSRRLDEERSPEAASAGEHRSQRTCRVRSSSWLFQVSFGSGFSGPAHGWLGLISAPVHCGSSSAAASGPAPGCSWSVLALVSGASYGWLRLSSAPVHCSASSAAASGPAHQRLQLVFASLEGTTLTKETPASFRRRLFLALVWAHRLCLQLLSSVAPATSSLCLLKCSWLFAKVVNQSLSQVLYEYELS, encoded by the exons ATGCTGAAGCCAGTCTGGCGGGGCCTGGGGCATAATGGCTGtactggtgctgctggtgcctCGGGAGGTGTTGGCGGCACAGGCGATGTGCGCGTGGCTGTGCCCACGCCTGGGGAAGGCTCATCGCGGCGCCTGGACGAGGAGCGCAGCCCCGAGGCGGCGAGCGCCGGGGAACACCGGTCACAGAGGACGTGCCGGGTGAG GTCCAGCTCCTGGCTGTTCCAGGTCAGTTTTGGCTCTGGTTTTTCAGGTCCAGCTCATGGATGGCTCGGGCTCATCTCAGCTCCTGTCCATTGTGgctccagctcagctgcagcttcag GtccagctcctggctgctccTGGTCAGTTTTGGCTCTGGTTTCTGGTGCATCTTATGGATGGCTCCGGCTCAGTTCAGCTCCTGTTCATTGTAGcgccagctcagctgcagcttcag GTCCAGCTCACCAAAGGCTCCAGCTTGTGTTTGCTTCATTGGAAGGAACAACGCTaacaaaagaaaccccagcAAGCTTCAGACGCCGGTTGTTTTTGGCTCTCGTTTGGGCTCATCgcctctgcctccagctgctctccagtGTGGCTCCAGCCACTTCCAGCTTGTGCTTGCTCAAGTGCTCCTGGCTTTTTGCCAAGGTTGTCAATCAATCACTGTCACAAGTTCTATATGAATATGAACTGTCATAA